A DNA window from Drosophila biarmipes strain raj3 chromosome 2R, RU_DBia_V1.1, whole genome shotgun sequence contains the following coding sequences:
- the LOC108036328 gene encoding plectin isoform X13, producing MDNAYVYYKLDEFRLEIQRRDQEILAMAAKMKTLEEQHQDYQRHIAVLKESLCAKEEHYNMLQTDVEEMRARLEEKNRLIEKKTQGTLQTVQERNRLTSELTELKDHMDIKDRKISVLQRKIENLEDLLKEKDNQVDMARARLSAMQAHHSSSEGALTSLEEAIGDKEKQMAQLRDQRDRAEHEKQEERDLHEREVADYKIKLRAAESEVEKLQTRLERAVTERERLEIKLEASQSELGKSKAELEKATCEMGRSSADWESTKQRIARLELENERLKHDLERSQNVQKLMFETGKISTTFGRTTMTTSQELDRAQERADKASAELRRTQAELRVTQSDAERAREEAAALQEKLEKSQGEVYRLKAKLENAQGEQESLRQELEKAQSGVSRIHADRDRAFSEVEKIKEEMERTQATLGKSQLQHEKLQNSLDKAQNEVDHLQDKLDKMGTENRRLVLEKEKLTYDYDNLQSQLDKALGQAARMQKERETLSLDTDRIREKLEKTQVQLGRIQKERDQFSDELETLKERSESAQTLLMKAARDREAMQTDLEVLKERYEKSHAIQQKLQMERDDAVTEVEILKEKLDKALYASQKLIDEKDTSNKEFEKMLEKYDRAQNEIYRLQSRCDTAEADRARLEVEAERSGLAAGKAREDLRKLQDESTRLQEACDRAALQLSRAKECEDNARSELEHSRDRFDKLQTDIRRAQGEKEHFQSELERVTYELERAHAAQTKAGASVEAAKEEAAHYAVELEKMRDRYEKSQVELRKLQDTDTFGRETRRLKEENERLREKLDKTLMELETIRGKSQYESESFEKYKDKYEKIENEVQNMESKLHETSLQLELSKGEVAKMLAMQEKQRSELERAHIEREKARDKHEKLLKEVDRLRLQQSSVSPGDPVRASTSSSAALSAGERQEIDRLRDRLEKALQSRDATELEAGRLAKELEKAQMHLAKQQENTESTRIEFERMGAELGRLHDRLEKAEAEREALRQSSRNAGAAAAPHPQLEKHVQKLESDVKQLAVEREQLVLQLEKSQEILMNFQKELQNAEVELQKTREENRKLRNGHQVPPAAAAAPPPGASPAEIQAMQKEIQTLQQKLQESERALQAAGPQQAQAAAAAQGASREEIEHWRKVIEQEKGRADMADKAAQEMHKRIQLMDQHIKDQHAQMQKMQQQMQQQQQQAAQQQQSAASAGGADAKEMEKIKGELQAACTERDRFQQQLELLVTELEKSKMSNQEQAKQLQTSQQQVQQLQQQVQQLQQQMQQLQQAASAGAGATDVQRQQLEQQQKQLEEVRKQIDNQAKATEGERKIIDEQRKQIDAKRKDIEDKEKKMTEFDVQLRKRKEQMDQLEKSLQTQGGGAAAAGELNKKLMDTQRQLEACVKELQNTKEEHKKAATETERLLQLVQMSQEEQNAKEKTIMDLQQALKIAQAKVKQAQTQQQQQQDAGPAGFLKSFF from the exons CTGGACGAATTCCGTCTTGAAATACAGAGAAGGGATCAAGAGATCCTGGCGATGGCGGCCAAAATGAAAACCCTTGAGGAGCAGCACCAG GACTACCAGCGGCACATAGCGGTGCTCAAGGAGTCGCTATGTGCCAAAGAGGAGCACTACAACATGCTGCAGACGGACGTGGAGGAGATGCGCGCCCGCCTCGAGGAGAAGAACCGCCTGATCGAGAAGAAGACCCAGGGCACCCTGCAGACTGTCCAGGAGCGGAATCGCCTCACCAGCGAGCTCACCGAGCTTAAGGACCACATGGACATCAAGGACCGCAAGATCAGCGTGCTGCAGCGCAAG ATCGAGAACCTGGAGGATCTCCTCAAGGAGAAGGACAACCAGGTGGACATGGCGCGAGCCCGCCTGTCGGCCATGCAGGCCCACCACAGCAGCTCCGAAGGCGCCCTGACTAGCTTGGAGGAGGCCATCGGTGACAAGGAGAAGCAGATGGCCCAGCTCCGGGATCAGAGGGATCGCGCCGAGCACGAGAAGCAGGAGGAGCGAGATCTCCATGAGCGCGAGGTGGCCGACTACAAGATTAAGCTGCGGGCCGCCGAGAGTGAGGTGGAAAAGCTGCAGACGCGCCTCGAGCGGGCAGTCACCGAGCGGGAGAGGCTGGAAATCAAGCTGGAGGCCTCGCAGAGCGAACTGGGCAAGTCAAAGGCCGAGCTTGAGAAGGCCACGTGCGAAATGGGCAGGAGCAGCGCCGACTGGGAGTCCACCAAGCAAAGGATCGCCCGATTGGAACTGGAGAACGAACGGCTGAAACACGATCTGGAACGTTCGCAG AATGTACAAAAGTTAATGTTCGAAACGGGCAAGATATCG ACAACGTTTGGCAGGACCACTATGACCACGTCCCAGGAACTGGATCGAGCCCAGGAGAGGGCCGATAAGGCCTCGGCCGAGCTGCGACGCACCCAGGCCGAGCTGAGAGTCACACAG TCGGATGCGGAGAGAGCACGTGAAGAGGCGGCCGCCCTGCAGGAGAAGCTGGAGAAGAGCCAGGGCGAGGTGTACCGACTCAAGGCGAAACTGGAGAATGCCCAGGGCGAGCAGGAGAGTCTGCGCCAGGAGCTGGAGAAGGCGCAGAGCGGCGTCTCGCGCATCCACGCCGATCGCGACCGG GCCTTCTCCGAGGTGGAAAAGATCAAGGAGGAGATGGAGCGCACCCAGGCCACGTTGGGCAagtcgcagctgcagcacgAGAAGCTGCAGAACTCGCTGGACAAGGCCCAGAACGAGGTCGATCATCTGCAGGACAAGCTGGACAAGATGGGCACGGAGAATCGTCGCCTGGTCCTCGAGAAGGAGAAGCTCACCTACGACTACGACAACCTGCAGTCGCAGCTGGACAAGGCCCTGGGCCAGGCAGCCAGAATGCAGAAGGAGCGCGAGACCCTTTCGTTAGACACGGATCGCATTCGCGAAAAGCTGGAGAAGACGCAG GTGCAACTGGGTCGCATCCAGAAGGAGCGGGATCAATTCTCCGACGAGCTGGAGACGCTCAAGGAGCGCTCGGAGTCGGCGCAGACCCTCTTGATGAAGGCCGCCCGCGATCGGGAGGCGATGCAAACGGATCTGGAGGTCCTGAAGGAGCGCTACGAGAAGTCGCACGCTATCCAGCAGAAACTCCAG ATGGAGCGTGACGATGCTGTGACCGAGGTGGAGATCCTCAAGGAGAAGCTGGACAAGGCACTGTATGCCAGCCAAAAGCTGATCGACGAGAAGGACACCTCCAACAAGGAGTTCGAAAAGATGCTGGAGAAGTACGACCGGGCCCAGAACGAAATATACCGCCTGCAGTCCCGCTGCGATACGGCAGAGGCGGATCGAGCCCGCCTGGAGGTGGAGGCGGAACGATCTGGGCTGGCAGCCGGCAAGGCTCGCGAGGATCTGCGCAAGCTGCAGGACGAGAGCACCCGGCTGCAGGAGGCCTGCGATCGGGCGGCGCTCCAGCTGAGCCGCGCCAAGGAGTGCGAGGATAATGCGCGCAGCGAGCTGGAGCACAGTCGCGATCGCTTCGACAAGCTGCAAACGGACATCCGCAGGGCACAGGGCGAGAAGGAACACTTCCAGTCGGAGCTGGAGAGGGTCACCTACGAACTGGAGCGCGCCCATGCCGCCCAGACCAAGGCGGGCGCCAGTGTGGAGGCGGCCAAGGAGGAGGCCGCCCACTATGCCGTCGAGCTGGAGAAGATGCGTGATCGGTACGAGAAGAGCCAGGTGGAGCTCCGCAAGCTCCAGGACACGGACACCTTTGGCCGGGAGACGCGTCGCCTCAAGGAGGAAAACGAGCGGCTGCGCGAGAAGCTGGACAAGACCCTCATGGAACTGGAGACCATCCGGGGAAAGTCGCAGTACGAGTCGGAGTCCTTCGAGAAGTACAAGGACAAGTACGAGAAGATCGAGAACGAGGTGCAGAACATGGAGTCCAAGCTGCACGAGACCAGCCTGCAGCTGGAGCTATCCAAGGGCGAGGTGGCCAAGATGCTGGCCATGCAGGAAAAGCAGCGATCCGAACTGGAGCGGGCCCACATCGAGCGGGAGAAGGCGCGGGACAAGCACGAGAAGCTGCTAAAGGAGGTCGATCGTTTGCGCCTGCAACAGTCCTCGGTGAGCCCCGGCGATCCGGTCCGAGCGTCGACTTCCTCATCCGCCGCTCTGTCCGCTGGCGAGCGGCAGGAGATCGACCGCCTGCGGGATCGCCTCGAGAAGGCTCTGCAGTCGCGCGACGCCACCGAGCTGGAGGCCGGTCGCTTGGCCAAGGAACTGGAGAAGGCGCAAATGCATCTGGCCAAGCAGCAGGAGAACACCGAGTCCACGCGCATCGAGTTCGAGCGCATGGGTGCGGAGCTGGGACGCCTCCACGATCGCCTCGAAAAGGCGGAGGCCGAGCGGGAAGCGCTGCGTCAATCCAGCCGAAACGCAGGAGCCGCAGCTGCCCCCCACCCACAGCTGGAGAAGCATGTCCAGAAGCTGGAGTCCGATGTCAAGCAGCTGGCGGTGGAGCGGGAACAACTGGTGCTGCAGCTGGAGAAGAGCCAGGAGATCCTCATGAACTTCCAGAAGGAGCTGCAGAACGCCGAGGTGGAGCTGCAAAAGACGCGCGAGGAGAACCGCAAGCTGCGCAATGGCCACCAAGTTCCacccgccgctgccgccgccccACCACCCGGAGCCTCTCCCGCCGAGATCCAGGCCATGCAGAAGGAGATCCAAACGCTGCAGCAGAAGCTCCAGGAGTCGGAGCGCGCCCTGCAGGCAGCTGGTCCCCAGCAGGCTCAGGCTGCAGCGGCAGCGCAAGGGGCGAGTCGCGAGGAGATCGAGCACTGGCGCAAGGTCATCGAGCAGGAGAAGGGTCGCGCCGACATGGCCGACAAGGCCGCCCAGGAGATGCACAAGCGCATTCAG CTAATGGACCAACACATCAAGGATCAGCACGCCCAGATGCAGAAGATGCAGCAGCagatgcaacagcagcagcagcaggcggcgcagcagcaacagtccGCAGCAAGTGCCGGCGGAGCGGACGCTAAGGAGATGGAGAAGATCAAGGGCGAGCTCCAGGCAGCCTGCACCGAGAGGGATCGTTTCCAGCAGCAACTGGAACTCCTGGTCACAGAGCTGGAGAAGAGCAAG ATGTCGAACCAGGAGCAGGCCAAGCAACTGCAAACCTCGCAGCAGCAAgtgcagcaactgcagcaacagGTACAACAGCTCCAACAGCAGAtgcaacaactgcagcaggCCGCCAGTGCGGGAGCAGGCGCCACCGATGTGCAGCGccagcagctggagcagcagcagaagcaacTGGAGGAGGTGCGCAAGCAGATCGACAACCAGGCCAAGGCCACCGAGGGCGAGCGCAAGATCATCGACGAGCAGCGTAAGCAGATCGACGCCAAGCGCAAGGACATCGAGGACAAGGAGAAGAAGATGACCGAGTTCGATGTCCAGCTGCGCAAGCGCAAGGAGCAAATGGACCAGCTGGAGAAGTCCCTCCAGACGCAAGGCGGCGGAGCAGCGGCAGCCGGCGAGCTCAACAAGAAGCTCATGGACACGCAGCGACAGCTGGAGGC GTGCGTCAAAGAGCTGCAGAACACAAAGGAGGAGCACAAGAAGGCGGCGACAGAAACGGAGCGTTTGCTGCAATTGGTACAAATGTCTCAGGAGGAGCAGAATGCAAAGGAGAAGACCATCATGGATTTGCAACA AGCCTTAAAGATCGCTCAAGCCAAAGTCAAACAAGCACAaacgcagcaacagcagcagcaggat GCTGGGCCAGCTGGCTTCTTGAAGAGCTTTTTCTAA
- the LOC108036328 gene encoding plectin isoform X14, with protein MDNAYVYYKLDEFRLEIQRRDQEILAMAAKMKTLEEQHQRHIAVLKESLCAKEEHYNMLQTDVEEMRARLEEKNRLIEKKTQGTLQTVQERNRLTSELTELKDHMDIKDRKISVLQRKIENLEDLLKEKDNQVDMARARLSAMQAHHSSSEGALTSLEEAIGDKEKQMAQLRDQRDRAEHEKQEERDLHEREVADYKIKLRAAESEVEKLQTRLERAVTERERLEIKLEASQSELGKSKAELEKATCEMGRSSADWESTKQRIARLELENERLKHDLERSQMQLEEQTTLHKTTFGRTTMTTSQELDRAQERADKASAELRRTQAELRVTQSDAERAREEAAALQEKLEKSQGEVYRLKAKLENAQGEQESLRQELEKAQSGVSRIHADRDRAFSEVEKIKEEMERTQATLGKSQLQHEKLQNSLDKAQNEVDHLQDKLDKMGTENRRLVLEKEKLTYDYDNLQSQLDKALGQAARMQKERETLSLDTDRIREKLEKTQMERDDAVTEVEILKEKLDKALYASQKLIDEKDTSNKEFEKMLEKYDRAQNEIYRLQSRCDTAEADRARLEVEAERSGLAAGKAREDLRKLQDESTRLQEACDRAALQLSRAKECEDNARSELEHSRDRFDKLQTDIRRAQGEKEHFQSELERVTYELERAHAAQTKAGASVEAAKEEAAHYAVELEKMRDRYEKSQVELRKLQDTDTFGRETRRLKEENERLREKLDKTLMELETIRGKSQYESESFEKYKDKYEKIENEVQNMESKLHETSLQLELSKGEVAKMLAMQEKQRSELERAHIEREKARDKHEKLLKEVDRLRLQQSSVSPGDPVRASTSSSAALSAGERQEIDRLRDRLEKALQSRDATELEAGRLAKELEKAQMHLAKQQENTESTRIEFERMGAELGRLHDRLEKAEAEREALRQSSRNAGAAAAPHPQLEKHVQKLESDVKQLAVEREQLVLQLEKSQEILMNFQKELQNAEVELQKTREENRKLRNGHQVPPAAAAAPPPGASPAEIQAMQKEIQTLQQKLQESERALQAAGPQQAQAAAAAQGASREEIEHWRKVIEQEKGRADMADKAAQEMHKRIQLMDQHIKDQHAQMQKMQQQMQQQQQQAAQQQQSAASAGGADAKEMEKIKGELQAACTERDRFQQQLELLVTELEKSKMSNQEQAKQLQTSQQQVQQLQQQVQQLQQQMQQLQQAASAGAGATDVQRQQLEQQQKQLEEVRKQIDNQAKATEGERKIIDEQRKQIDAKRKDIEDKEKKMTEFDVQLRKRKEQMDQLEKSLQTQGGGAAAAGELNKKLMDTQRQLEACVKELQNTKEEHKKAATETERLLQLVQMSQEEQNAKEKTIMDLQQALKIAQAKVKQAQTQQQQQQDAGPAGFLKSFF; from the exons CTGGACGAATTCCGTCTTGAAATACAGAGAAGGGATCAAGAGATCCTGGCGATGGCGGCCAAAATGAAAACCCTTGAGGAGCAGCACCAG CGGCACATAGCGGTGCTCAAGGAGTCGCTATGTGCCAAAGAGGAGCACTACAACATGCTGCAGACGGACGTGGAGGAGATGCGCGCCCGCCTCGAGGAGAAGAACCGCCTGATCGAGAAGAAGACCCAGGGCACCCTGCAGACTGTCCAGGAGCGGAATCGCCTCACCAGCGAGCTCACCGAGCTTAAGGACCACATGGACATCAAGGACCGCAAGATCAGCGTGCTGCAGCGCAAG ATCGAGAACCTGGAGGATCTCCTCAAGGAGAAGGACAACCAGGTGGACATGGCGCGAGCCCGCCTGTCGGCCATGCAGGCCCACCACAGCAGCTCCGAAGGCGCCCTGACTAGCTTGGAGGAGGCCATCGGTGACAAGGAGAAGCAGATGGCCCAGCTCCGGGATCAGAGGGATCGCGCCGAGCACGAGAAGCAGGAGGAGCGAGATCTCCATGAGCGCGAGGTGGCCGACTACAAGATTAAGCTGCGGGCCGCCGAGAGTGAGGTGGAAAAGCTGCAGACGCGCCTCGAGCGGGCAGTCACCGAGCGGGAGAGGCTGGAAATCAAGCTGGAGGCCTCGCAGAGCGAACTGGGCAAGTCAAAGGCCGAGCTTGAGAAGGCCACGTGCGAAATGGGCAGGAGCAGCGCCGACTGGGAGTCCACCAAGCAAAGGATCGCCCGATTGGAACTGGAGAACGAACGGCTGAAACACGATCTGGAACGTTCGCAG ATGCAGCTAGAAGAACAGACCACACTACACAAA ACAACGTTTGGCAGGACCACTATGACCACGTCCCAGGAACTGGATCGAGCCCAGGAGAGGGCCGATAAGGCCTCGGCCGAGCTGCGACGCACCCAGGCCGAGCTGAGAGTCACACAG TCGGATGCGGAGAGAGCACGTGAAGAGGCGGCCGCCCTGCAGGAGAAGCTGGAGAAGAGCCAGGGCGAGGTGTACCGACTCAAGGCGAAACTGGAGAATGCCCAGGGCGAGCAGGAGAGTCTGCGCCAGGAGCTGGAGAAGGCGCAGAGCGGCGTCTCGCGCATCCACGCCGATCGCGACCGG GCCTTCTCCGAGGTGGAAAAGATCAAGGAGGAGATGGAGCGCACCCAGGCCACGTTGGGCAagtcgcagctgcagcacgAGAAGCTGCAGAACTCGCTGGACAAGGCCCAGAACGAGGTCGATCATCTGCAGGACAAGCTGGACAAGATGGGCACGGAGAATCGTCGCCTGGTCCTCGAGAAGGAGAAGCTCACCTACGACTACGACAACCTGCAGTCGCAGCTGGACAAGGCCCTGGGCCAGGCAGCCAGAATGCAGAAGGAGCGCGAGACCCTTTCGTTAGACACGGATCGCATTCGCGAAAAGCTGGAGAAGACGCAG ATGGAGCGTGACGATGCTGTGACCGAGGTGGAGATCCTCAAGGAGAAGCTGGACAAGGCACTGTATGCCAGCCAAAAGCTGATCGACGAGAAGGACACCTCCAACAAGGAGTTCGAAAAGATGCTGGAGAAGTACGACCGGGCCCAGAACGAAATATACCGCCTGCAGTCCCGCTGCGATACGGCAGAGGCGGATCGAGCCCGCCTGGAGGTGGAGGCGGAACGATCTGGGCTGGCAGCCGGCAAGGCTCGCGAGGATCTGCGCAAGCTGCAGGACGAGAGCACCCGGCTGCAGGAGGCCTGCGATCGGGCGGCGCTCCAGCTGAGCCGCGCCAAGGAGTGCGAGGATAATGCGCGCAGCGAGCTGGAGCACAGTCGCGATCGCTTCGACAAGCTGCAAACGGACATCCGCAGGGCACAGGGCGAGAAGGAACACTTCCAGTCGGAGCTGGAGAGGGTCACCTACGAACTGGAGCGCGCCCATGCCGCCCAGACCAAGGCGGGCGCCAGTGTGGAGGCGGCCAAGGAGGAGGCCGCCCACTATGCCGTCGAGCTGGAGAAGATGCGTGATCGGTACGAGAAGAGCCAGGTGGAGCTCCGCAAGCTCCAGGACACGGACACCTTTGGCCGGGAGACGCGTCGCCTCAAGGAGGAAAACGAGCGGCTGCGCGAGAAGCTGGACAAGACCCTCATGGAACTGGAGACCATCCGGGGAAAGTCGCAGTACGAGTCGGAGTCCTTCGAGAAGTACAAGGACAAGTACGAGAAGATCGAGAACGAGGTGCAGAACATGGAGTCCAAGCTGCACGAGACCAGCCTGCAGCTGGAGCTATCCAAGGGCGAGGTGGCCAAGATGCTGGCCATGCAGGAAAAGCAGCGATCCGAACTGGAGCGGGCCCACATCGAGCGGGAGAAGGCGCGGGACAAGCACGAGAAGCTGCTAAAGGAGGTCGATCGTTTGCGCCTGCAACAGTCCTCGGTGAGCCCCGGCGATCCGGTCCGAGCGTCGACTTCCTCATCCGCCGCTCTGTCCGCTGGCGAGCGGCAGGAGATCGACCGCCTGCGGGATCGCCTCGAGAAGGCTCTGCAGTCGCGCGACGCCACCGAGCTGGAGGCCGGTCGCTTGGCCAAGGAACTGGAGAAGGCGCAAATGCATCTGGCCAAGCAGCAGGAGAACACCGAGTCCACGCGCATCGAGTTCGAGCGCATGGGTGCGGAGCTGGGACGCCTCCACGATCGCCTCGAAAAGGCGGAGGCCGAGCGGGAAGCGCTGCGTCAATCCAGCCGAAACGCAGGAGCCGCAGCTGCCCCCCACCCACAGCTGGAGAAGCATGTCCAGAAGCTGGAGTCCGATGTCAAGCAGCTGGCGGTGGAGCGGGAACAACTGGTGCTGCAGCTGGAGAAGAGCCAGGAGATCCTCATGAACTTCCAGAAGGAGCTGCAGAACGCCGAGGTGGAGCTGCAAAAGACGCGCGAGGAGAACCGCAAGCTGCGCAATGGCCACCAAGTTCCacccgccgctgccgccgccccACCACCCGGAGCCTCTCCCGCCGAGATCCAGGCCATGCAGAAGGAGATCCAAACGCTGCAGCAGAAGCTCCAGGAGTCGGAGCGCGCCCTGCAGGCAGCTGGTCCCCAGCAGGCTCAGGCTGCAGCGGCAGCGCAAGGGGCGAGTCGCGAGGAGATCGAGCACTGGCGCAAGGTCATCGAGCAGGAGAAGGGTCGCGCCGACATGGCCGACAAGGCCGCCCAGGAGATGCACAAGCGCATTCAG CTAATGGACCAACACATCAAGGATCAGCACGCCCAGATGCAGAAGATGCAGCAGCagatgcaacagcagcagcagcaggcggcgcagcagcaacagtccGCAGCAAGTGCCGGCGGAGCGGACGCTAAGGAGATGGAGAAGATCAAGGGCGAGCTCCAGGCAGCCTGCACCGAGAGGGATCGTTTCCAGCAGCAACTGGAACTCCTGGTCACAGAGCTGGAGAAGAGCAAG ATGTCGAACCAGGAGCAGGCCAAGCAACTGCAAACCTCGCAGCAGCAAgtgcagcaactgcagcaacagGTACAACAGCTCCAACAGCAGAtgcaacaactgcagcaggCCGCCAGTGCGGGAGCAGGCGCCACCGATGTGCAGCGccagcagctggagcagcagcagaagcaacTGGAGGAGGTGCGCAAGCAGATCGACAACCAGGCCAAGGCCACCGAGGGCGAGCGCAAGATCATCGACGAGCAGCGTAAGCAGATCGACGCCAAGCGCAAGGACATCGAGGACAAGGAGAAGAAGATGACCGAGTTCGATGTCCAGCTGCGCAAGCGCAAGGAGCAAATGGACCAGCTGGAGAAGTCCCTCCAGACGCAAGGCGGCGGAGCAGCGGCAGCCGGCGAGCTCAACAAGAAGCTCATGGACACGCAGCGACAGCTGGAGGC GTGCGTCAAAGAGCTGCAGAACACAAAGGAGGAGCACAAGAAGGCGGCGACAGAAACGGAGCGTTTGCTGCAATTGGTACAAATGTCTCAGGAGGAGCAGAATGCAAAGGAGAAGACCATCATGGATTTGCAACA AGCCTTAAAGATCGCTCAAGCCAAAGTCAAACAAGCACAaacgcagcaacagcagcagcaggat GCTGGGCCAGCTGGCTTCTTGAAGAGCTTTTTCTAA
- the LOC108036644 gene encoding uncharacterized protein LOC108036644, with protein sequence MNPCTSSPPQMPRGAGSVENSTLESHGLQLLEMAGKEDYEELRELLQSWDVADLLPHLQDEAINVDELQMIKRHHLSELLRNFRFGTRIRFEHHLERWRRWLNVPLQGVQGQGSVHCTGCRCPEVQSQSQAQSHFPGQTALDAGPPSELEDTPKPDDLAKTIPAESLVALAQPMPLPVAFPLPIVQPPTQAANEAMIMVKQEHMALQQPRRVESEPGPGSSGGASASKEEQSAAADHEVSILGILRASGARAQVLMDRIGHNEPLDAVQRLLLIQLVCSFYEENQLHLTLQRSHLLESEILELYPQEQLHYYRTERRGKIYVRFTNMKRSKRLSSSRQELKRRRSELIRSMPADQEHGHVATATFAGEPGGISSPDRSD encoded by the exons ATGAATCCGTGTACATCATCGCCACCGCAGATGCCACGTGGCGCTGGATCTGTGGAGAACTCCACCCTGGAATCGCACGGCCTACAGCTGCTCGAGATGGCTGGAAAGGAGGACTATGAGGAGCTGCGCGAGCTTCTGCAGTCCTGGGATGTTGCAGATCTGCTGCCGCACCTTCAAG ATGAGGCCATCAACGTAGACGAGCTGCAGATGATTAAACGTCATCACCTGTCCGAGTTGCTGCGGAACTTTCGCTTCGGAACCCGCATTCGCTTCGAGCACCACTTGGAGCGCTGGCGCCGCTGGCTGAACGTGCCGCTCCAGGGCGTGCAGGGTCAGGGGTCGGTCCACTGCACCGGTTGCCGCTGCCCGGAGGTTCAATCGCAGTCCCAGGCGCAGTCCCATTTCCCTGGGCAGACCGCCCTGGATGCAGGCCCTCCATCCGAGCTGGAAGACACACCGAAGCCCGACGATCTCGCAAAGACAATACCGGCGGAATCGCTGGTGGCCCTCGCTCAACCCATGCCATTGCCCGTTGCCTTTCCATTGCCCATTGTTCAGCCGCCTACGCAGGCTGCTAACGAAGCGATGATAATGGTTAAGCAGGAGCACATGGCGTTGCAGCAACCCAGGAGAGTGGAAAGTGAACCGGGCCCTGGCTCTTCGGGGGGAGCATCAGCCAGCAAGGAGGAGCAAAGTGCGGCTGCTGACCATGAAGTCAGCATTCTGGGCATCCTGCGAGCCTCGGGCGCCAGGGCGCAGGTCCTGATGGATCGCATTGGACACAACGAGCCCCTGGATGCAGTGCAGCGCCTCCTGCTCATCCAGCTGGTGTGCAGCTTCTACGAGGAAAACCAGTTGCACCTGACCCTGCAGAGGAGTCACCTCTTGGAGAGCGAGATCCTGGAGCTTTACCCGCAGGAGCAGCTCCACTATTACCGCACTGAGAGGCGGGGTAAAATATACGTGAGGTTTACCAACATGAAGAGGAGCAAGAGGCTAAGTTCGTCGCGCCAGGAGCTTAAGCGACGACGTTCCGAGCTCATTAGATCGATGCCAGCTGATCAGGAACATGGACATGTTGCCACTGCGACCTTTGCCGGGGAACCAGGAGGAATCTCCAGTCCGGACCGCTCCGATTGA